A window of the Lactuca sativa cultivar Salinas chromosome 5, Lsat_Salinas_v11, whole genome shotgun sequence genome harbors these coding sequences:
- the LOC111907255 gene encoding ras-related protein Rab2BV has product MASRVDHEYDYLFKIVLIGDSGVGKSNILSRFTRNEFCLESKSTIGVEFATRTIEVDGKTIKAQIWDTAGQERYRAITSAYYRGAVGALLVYDITKRPTFGNLQRWLRELREHADGNIVLMLAGNKSDLNHLRSVAEEDGQCLAEKEGLSFLETSALESYNIEKAFHTLLTDVYRIVSKKALAAKEAAMGLPGNGTTIDVGDALGNTKRGCCSS; this is encoded by the exons ATGGCGAGTAGGGTAGACCATGAATACGATTACTTATTCAAGATCGTGTTGATAGGTGATTCAGGTGTTGGGAAATCCAACATTTTATCGAGGTTTACGAGGAATGAGTTCTGTTTGGAGTCCAAATCCACCATTGGAGTTGAGTTTGCTACGAGAACTATAGAG GTCGACGGAAAGACGATAAAGGCTCAAATTTGGGACACGGCGGGGCAAGAGAGGTACAGGGCAATCACGAGTGCCTACTACCGAGGCGCCGTCGGAGCTCTTCTGGTGTACGACATAACAAAAAGACCAACCTTCGGCAACCTCCAAAGGTGGTTGCGTGAGCTCAGGGAACACGCCGACGGTAATATTGTTCTGATGTTGGCCGGAAACAAGTCGGATCTGAACCATCTGAGATCGGTGGCTGAGGAAGATGGTCAATGTCTTGCTGAAAAAGAAGGGCTTTCGTTTCTGGAAACATCGGCACTTGAATCGTATAATATTGAGAAAGCTTTTCATACGCTTTTGACGGATGTATATCGGATTGTTAGTAAGAAAGCGTTGGCGGCGAAAGAAGCGGCGATGGGCTTACCGGGAAATGGAACCACCATTGATGTTGGTGATGCGTTGGGGAACACAAAGAGAGGTTGTTGCTCTTCTTGA